From a single Sediminibacterium sp. KACHI17 genomic region:
- the gap gene encoding type I glyceraldehyde-3-phosphate dehydrogenase yields the protein MSTVKVAINGFGRIGRLVFRQIYNMEGIDVVAINDLTSPKVLAHLLKYDSAQGRFDATVTSTDDAIVVNGETVKIYAQKDPAQIPWGNHGVDVVIESTGFFTDKEKAEAHIKAGAKRVVISAPATGDLKTVVFNVNHHILDGSETIISCASCTTNCLAPMAKVLNDQFGIATGIMTTIHAYTNDQNTLDAPHPKGDLRRARAAAANIVPNSTGAAKAIGLVLPELKGKLDGGAQRVPTITGSLTELAVILNKKVTAEEINAAMKAASNESFGYTEDEIVSSDIIGISYGSLFDATQTKVMTVGDAQLVKTVSWYDNEMSYVSQLVRTVKYFAGLISK from the coding sequence ATGAGTACAGTAAAAGTTGCCATCAACGGTTTCGGACGTATCGGCCGTTTGGTGTTCCGTCAGATTTACAACATGGAAGGAATTGATGTAGTAGCGATCAACGATCTGACCAGTCCTAAAGTTTTAGCCCACTTATTGAAATATGATAGTGCACAGGGTCGTTTTGATGCCACAGTTACCTCTACTGATGATGCAATCGTGGTAAATGGCGAAACTGTAAAGATCTACGCACAAAAAGATCCTGCTCAAATTCCTTGGGGTAATCATGGTGTAGATGTGGTGATCGAATCAACAGGTTTCTTCACAGATAAAGAAAAAGCAGAAGCACATATCAAAGCTGGTGCTAAGCGTGTTGTGATCTCAGCTCCTGCAACCGGAGATCTGAAAACAGTGGTGTTCAATGTGAACCACCACATTTTGGATGGCAGTGAAACCATTATCTCTTGTGCATCTTGTACTACCAACTGTTTGGCACCAATGGCAAAAGTGTTGAATGATCAATTTGGTATTGCAACCGGTATCATGACTACCATTCACGCATATACCAATGACCAAAATACCTTGGATGCACCGCATCCTAAAGGGGATTTGCGTAGAGCAAGAGCTGCTGCTGCTAATATTGTTCCTAACAGCACCGGTGCTGCAAAAGCGATCGGACTGGTATTGCCTGAATTAAAAGGTAAATTGGATGGCGGCGCTCAGCGTGTACCAACCATCACCGGTTCATTAACTGAATTGGCAGTGATCCTGAATAAAAAAGTAACTGCAGAAGAGATCAATGCAGCCATGAAAGCAGCTAGCAATGAAAGCTTTGGTTATACAGAAGATGAGATCGTAAGTTCTGATATCATTGGTATCAGCTATGGCTCACTGTTTGATGCAACTCAAACCAAAGTGATGACCGTTGGAGATGCTCAGTTGGTAAAAACTGTGAGCTGGTATGATAATGAGATGAGCTATGTAAGTCAGTTGGTGAGAACTGTAAAGTATTTTGCAGGATTGATCTCAAAATAA
- a CDS encoding phosphoglycerate kinase, translated as MSKFLNHNFSNQRALIRVDFNVPLNAAYEITDDNRMRATIPTIKKILADGGSVILMSHLGRPKEGPTEKYSLKHLVKHLSQLLGGVEVLFADDCIGASAVSMSAALQPGQVLLLENLRFYKEEEKGDFAFAEKLSKLGDVYVNDAFGTAHRAHASTAVIAQFFPGDKKMFGTVMDGEVASAEKVMHQSEKPFTAIIGGAKVSDKILIIENLLERATDIIIGGGMAYTFMKAQGGTIGNSLCEDDRLETAVELLKKAEAKGVCIHLPSDSVIADKFSAEANTSTAPSNHIPDGWMGLDIGANACEQFANCIKRSKTILWNGPMGVFEMEKFQHGTKTIAIAVAEATANGAFSLVGGGDSVAAVNQFGFADKVSYVSTGGGAMLEYFEGKELPGIAAVKA; from the coding sequence ATGAGCAAGTTTTTGAACCACAACTTTAGTAATCAACGTGCATTGATCCGTGTTGATTTCAATGTGCCGCTGAATGCCGCGTATGAAATAACAGACGACAATCGTATGCGGGCTACCATCCCCACCATCAAAAAAATTCTGGCTGATGGGGGTAGTGTTATTCTTATGAGCCATTTAGGTAGACCAAAAGAAGGTCCTACTGAAAAATATTCTTTGAAACACTTGGTGAAACATTTGAGTCAATTACTGGGTGGAGTGGAAGTGTTGTTTGCAGATGATTGTATTGGTGCATCAGCTGTTAGTATGTCTGCTGCTTTACAACCCGGACAGGTATTATTGCTAGAGAACCTTCGTTTTTACAAGGAAGAGGAAAAAGGAGATTTTGCATTTGCTGAGAAGTTGAGTAAACTGGGAGATGTATACGTGAATGATGCATTTGGAACTGCACACCGTGCACATGCATCTACTGCCGTGATTGCTCAATTCTTCCCCGGCGATAAAAAAATGTTTGGAACAGTGATGGATGGTGAAGTGGCGAGTGCAGAGAAAGTAATGCATCAAAGCGAAAAGCCTTTCACTGCTATCATCGGCGGAGCGAAAGTGAGTGATAAGATATTGATCATCGAAAATTTATTGGAAAGAGCTACTGATATAATCATTGGTGGTGGAATGGCTTATACTTTCATGAAAGCACAAGGAGGTACGATCGGTAATTCATTGTGTGAAGATGATCGATTAGAAACAGCTGTTGAATTATTAAAAAAAGCGGAAGCCAAAGGTGTTTGTATTCACTTGCCCTCAGACTCTGTTATTGCGGATAAATTTTCAGCTGAAGCAAATACTTCTACTGCACCAAGTAACCATATTCCCGATGGATGGATGGGATTGGATATCGGTGCAAACGCCTGTGAACAGTTCGCCAACTGTATCAAAAGATCTAAAACTATCTTATGGAATGGTCCGATGGGCGTATTTGAAATGGAGAAGTTCCAGCACGGAACAAAAACCATAGCAATCGCTGTTGCGGAAGCCACTGCAAATGGTGCTTTTTCGCTTGTGGGTGGTGGAGATAGTGTAGCTGCCGTGAACCAGTTTGGATTTGCAGATAAAGTAAGTTATGTATCCACCGGCGGCGGTGCCATGCTGGAATACTTTGAGGGCAAGGAGCTGCCGGGCATAGCGGCGGTAAAAGCATAG
- a CDS encoding LemA family protein: protein MSTKNLTLIVIAALILILGGCGCRGYNGLVKQDEVVKNAWANVESDYQRRADLIPNLVNTVKGEANFEQTTLQNVIEARASATQIKVDANDLSPEKLQQYQAAQGQLSQALGRLLMVTENYPNLRANEAFRGLQAQLEGTENRIKVSRNDFNKAVADYNVKARSFPMNILASMFGFKVKEGFKADAGAEKAPEVKF from the coding sequence ATGAGTACAAAGAATTTAACCCTTATTGTAATTGCTGCACTGATCCTGATTTTAGGTGGTTGTGGCTGCAGAGGATATAATGGATTGGTAAAACAGGATGAAGTCGTTAAAAATGCCTGGGCCAATGTAGAAAGTGATTATCAGCGTCGTGCAGATCTGATTCCTAATCTGGTGAACACTGTAAAAGGAGAAGCCAATTTTGAGCAAACCACTTTACAGAATGTGATCGAAGCACGCGCAAGTGCAACACAGATCAAGGTAGATGCAAATGATCTGTCACCTGAAAAATTACAGCAATACCAGGCTGCACAGGGACAATTGTCGCAGGCATTGGGTCGTTTGTTGATGGTAACAGAAAATTATCCTAACCTGAGAGCTAATGAAGCATTCCGTGGATTGCAGGCGCAATTGGAAGGAACTGAAAATCGTATCAAAGTATCTCGTAATGACTTCAATAAAGCCGTTGCTGATTACAATGTGAAAGCGCGTTCATTCCCAATGAATATTCTCGCTAGCATGTTCGGCTTTAAAGTAAAAGAAGGCTTTAAAGCAGATGCTGGTGCTGAAAAAGCTCCGGAAGTTAAATTTTAA
- a CDS encoding TPM domain-containing protein, whose amino-acid sequence MFGLFRKKPDRYFSDSERERIVTAIRNAEQRTSGEVRIFIENRCEYVDPLRRAQEIFGNLKMYETAQRNAVLVYIAMKDRQLAVFGDEGIHQKVGSDFWNAEVKKMLSEFRQQHYAEGLATIIEDIGEALAFHFPYDNKGDKNELPDDIVFGK is encoded by the coding sequence ATGTTCGGACTCTTCAGAAAAAAACCGGATCGCTATTTTTCAGACAGTGAAAGAGAGCGTATTGTTACGGCTATTCGCAATGCAGAACAAAGAACCAGTGGTGAAGTGAGGATCTTTATTGAGAACAGATGTGAATACGTTGATCCACTTCGCAGAGCACAGGAAATTTTCGGTAACCTGAAAATGTATGAAACGGCACAGCGAAATGCTGTATTGGTCTATATCGCGATGAAAGACCGGCAACTCGCTGTTTTTGGAGATGAGGGTATTCATCAAAAAGTGGGTTCAGATTTCTGGAATGCCGAAGTAAAAAAAATGTTGTCTGAATTCAGGCAACAACATTATGCAGAAGGCCTGGCAACCATCATCGAAGATATCGGTGAAGCATTGGCATTTCATTTCCCTTATGACAACAAGGGGGATAAAAACGAATTACCCGACGATATTGTTTTTGGTAAATAA
- a CDS encoding TPM domain-containing protein yields MKKLLLLFLTFCWLAVGVGQNILPKPNPPKLVNDAANVLSPEQRQILEQKLVALDDSTSNQIAVVLLKTLDGYPIEEYANQLFREWGIGNAKTNNGILLIAAIEDRKIRIEVGYGLEGAIPDVVASSIIRNEIGPNFKEGNFYRGIDKATDALAKAAAGEYKVKRERKGSGGTTGKSILTFVIILFVVLMIVARGGGGGGKGGGMMSRRGYGDIAEAIFWSSVLGGGRRSSGGGWGGGSGGFGGGGFGGFGGGSSGGGGASGGW; encoded by the coding sequence ATGAAAAAATTATTACTCTTATTCCTGACCTTTTGTTGGCTGGCAGTGGGTGTTGGACAGAATATTCTACCCAAACCCAATCCGCCAAAATTGGTGAATGATGCAGCAAATGTGCTCTCTCCTGAACAGCGCCAGATATTAGAACAAAAATTGGTGGCTTTAGATGATAGTACATCCAACCAAATAGCAGTTGTGCTGTTGAAGACATTGGATGGTTATCCAATTGAAGAGTATGCCAATCAATTATTTCGAGAATGGGGTATTGGTAATGCAAAAACAAATAATGGTATATTACTGATTGCTGCCATTGAAGACAGAAAGATTCGGATAGAAGTAGGGTATGGATTAGAGGGAGCGATACCTGATGTGGTTGCATCGAGTATCATTCGAAATGAGATAGGGCCAAATTTCAAAGAAGGAAATTTTTATCGAGGCATTGACAAAGCAACGGATGCATTAGCAAAAGCAGCTGCCGGAGAATATAAAGTTAAACGAGAACGAAAAGGATCGGGGGGCACTACCGGTAAATCTATTCTGACATTTGTGATCATTTTATTTGTGGTATTGATGATCGTTGCCCGTGGTGGTGGCGGTGGAGGTAAAGGCGGTGGTATGATGAGTAGAAGAGGTTATGGAGATATTGCAGAAGCTATTTTTTGGTCATCTGTTTTAGGTGGCGGTCGCAGAAGCAGCGGCGGTGGCTGGGGAGGAGGAAGTGGCGGCTTCGGCGGCGGTGGATTTGGTGGATTCGGTGGTGGTAGCAGCGGCGGCGGCGGCGCAAGTGGTGGCTGGTAA
- a CDS encoding DUF6263 family protein: MNKFLMTTMMLGCMIVAKAQQIKLPVGKKFQVITEVKGNNVTSMMGQDMEMSNTSTVYLDHELKSVGTNKFSMGVIIKRITASVSMMGQEQSFDSDDEAVRSNPALADAFKSLGKEAEITIDGGKVTMQGEMLEALKTIPGAASEGNDMGRVFLMLKDEVIKEGYTWTSNSSTETGTSEINNVIEKVTDKEIQVLANATVKVSSTMTQNGMEIKQKTEGTVKSTRIYDRATGLMISEVSSGDIKGNMEVMGQQMPLTSKIETKTSVKLL, encoded by the coding sequence ATGAACAAATTTTTGATGACTACGATGATGCTTGGATGCATGATCGTAGCAAAGGCACAACAGATTAAATTACCGGTCGGTAAAAAATTTCAGGTGATCACGGAGGTAAAAGGGAATAATGTTACTTCTATGATGGGACAGGATATGGAAATGTCAAATACCTCAACAGTATACCTGGATCATGAATTGAAATCTGTTGGAACAAATAAGTTCTCAATGGGTGTGATCATCAAACGAATTACGGCGAGTGTTTCTATGATGGGACAAGAACAAAGTTTCGATTCTGACGATGAAGCGGTAAGATCTAATCCGGCTTTAGCAGATGCTTTTAAATCATTGGGCAAAGAAGCAGAAATTACAATTGACGGCGGAAAAGTGACCATGCAAGGTGAAATGCTGGAAGCACTGAAAACAATTCCGGGAGCGGCTTCTGAAGGAAATGATATGGGTCGCGTCTTTTTGATGTTGAAAGATGAAGTAATCAAAGAGGGTTATACTTGGACATCCAATAGTTCTACTGAAACTGGTACATCTGAAATAAATAATGTTATCGAAAAAGTAACGGATAAAGAAATTCAGGTGCTGGCAAATGCTACTGTTAAAGTATCATCTACCATGACTCAAAATGGAATGGAGATCAAGCAAAAAACGGAAGGTACTGTTAAGTCTACTCGTATTTATGACAGAGCAACCGGATTGATGATCTCTGAGGTTTCTTCAGGTGATATCAAAGGTAATATGGAAGTGATGGGACAACAAATGCCTTTGACCAGTAAAATTGAAACGAAAACAAGCGTTAAGTTGTTATAA
- a CDS encoding M1 family metallopeptidase: MKRLLLLIAFLPLFTVAQTSGSEDWKKIYRSFPTKINNLVHTRLDAKFDYEQSYLNGKVWITLEPHFYATDSLQLDAKGMNIHQVAIVKAGKNIPLKYQYDSLFLNIQLDKTYKKGERYTVYIDYTAKPNEFKANGSAAITDAKGLYFINPKGEEKDKPTQIWTQGETEATSVWVPTIDRTNQKTTQLFNLTVPAKYVSLSNGKLIAQKVNSDGTRTDTWSMDQPHAPYLFFMGVGDFAVVKDTYKGKEVNYYVEKAYEKVARRIFGDTPEMMSFFSKKLGVEYPWVKYSQMVARDYVSGAMENTTATLHQESAQQDARELTDGNGWETTIAHELFHQWFGDLVTAESWSNLTVNESFADYSQLLWLEYKYGKDEAMFENFNQMRGYIGSGQQGRDLVRFYYKDKEDMFDAVSYNKGGRILHMLRHLVGDDAFFASLNKYLTTNKFGTGSGHKLRLAFEEVTGKDWNWFFNQWYFGNGHPRIDISYQYNAEKQLSSVIIKQIQSGDKVFKLPFTIDIWHGNEKKRHLVWMENKADTFNFSVKSKPDQINVDADKILLVDKKDNKTLAEFIHQFKHAGNYLDRREAVAFAGNNTKEAAAVQLLTDALSDPYFRIRSLAITNLGKVKPDDAITAKIEAIAKNETRKMVKAEAITYLANLKKDSYKTFFKEATKDSSYTVAGAALEALTAIDSVSALQVANELSKEPSKGRLSEAISNVLISYGDEKAFKAVSESYAKMPLSFPKVQMSATYAAFAAKLTNMEEFKKAVDAIMEFRDLIPGSAKAQTDPIIIGALKELAQKKEAAGATAMAEYVKSKLPADKK; encoded by the coding sequence ATGAAACGTTTATTACTGCTTATTGCATTTCTACCCCTATTTACGGTAGCCCAAACTTCTGGAAGTGAGGATTGGAAAAAGATCTACAGATCCTTCCCTACCAAGATCAACAACCTTGTGCATACACGTCTGGATGCAAAATTTGATTATGAACAATCTTACTTGAATGGAAAAGTTTGGATCACGCTTGAACCACACTTTTATGCAACAGACTCATTACAGTTGGATGCCAAGGGAATGAATATTCATCAAGTTGCGATTGTAAAAGCCGGGAAAAATATTCCGCTGAAATATCAATACGACAGTCTGTTCCTGAATATTCAACTTGACAAGACCTACAAAAAAGGTGAACGCTATACTGTGTACATCGACTACACTGCTAAACCCAATGAATTCAAAGCCAATGGTAGCGCTGCTATTACAGATGCCAAAGGTTTGTATTTCATCAATCCAAAAGGAGAGGAAAAAGATAAGCCCACTCAAATCTGGACGCAGGGTGAAACAGAAGCAACTTCTGTTTGGGTGCCTACCATCGATCGTACCAATCAGAAAACAACACAGTTATTCAACCTAACCGTTCCTGCTAAATATGTGTCGCTATCTAATGGAAAGCTGATAGCACAAAAAGTCAATAGCGACGGAACACGCACTGATACCTGGTCAATGGACCAACCACATGCTCCATATCTATTCTTCATGGGTGTTGGAGATTTTGCTGTAGTAAAAGACACCTATAAAGGCAAAGAAGTTAACTATTATGTTGAGAAAGCCTACGAGAAAGTAGCGCGCAGAATATTTGGTGATACCCCTGAAATGATGTCTTTCTTTTCAAAAAAATTAGGTGTTGAATATCCATGGGTAAAATATAGTCAAATGGTTGCGCGTGATTATGTGAGTGGCGCCATGGAAAATACAACAGCAACCCTGCATCAGGAAAGTGCTCAACAAGATGCAAGAGAATTAACTGACGGTAACGGATGGGAAACGACCATTGCTCACGAATTGTTTCATCAGTGGTTTGGAGACCTTGTGACTGCAGAAAGCTGGAGTAACCTCACCGTAAACGAAAGCTTTGCTGATTATAGCCAGTTATTATGGTTAGAATATAAGTATGGAAAAGATGAAGCGATGTTTGAAAATTTCAATCAAATGCGCGGCTATATCGGCAGTGGTCAGCAAGGACGTGATCTGGTTCGTTTTTATTATAAAGACAAAGAAGACATGTTTGATGCAGTTAGCTACAACAAGGGCGGACGTATCCTGCATATGTTACGTCATCTTGTGGGTGATGATGCATTTTTTGCTTCTTTGAATAAATATTTGACTACAAATAAATTCGGGACAGGAAGCGGACATAAACTACGTTTAGCTTTTGAAGAAGTAACCGGTAAGGATTGGAACTGGTTCTTTAACCAATGGTATTTTGGAAACGGACATCCCAGAATTGATATCAGTTATCAGTACAATGCTGAAAAGCAATTATCTTCTGTCATCATCAAACAAATTCAATCTGGTGATAAAGTATTCAAGCTGCCTTTCACCATTGATATCTGGCATGGTAATGAAAAGAAAAGACATTTGGTATGGATGGAAAATAAAGCAGATACTTTCAACTTTTCTGTGAAGTCGAAGCCCGACCAGATCAATGTTGATGCCGATAAAATATTATTGGTTGATAAAAAAGACAACAAAACATTGGCAGAGTTTATTCATCAGTTCAAACATGCAGGTAACTATCTTGACCGCCGTGAAGCTGTTGCATTTGCCGGTAACAATACCAAAGAGGCAGCAGCTGTTCAACTGTTAACAGATGCATTGAGCGATCCATATTTCAGAATTCGCTCTTTGGCCATCACGAATTTAGGCAAGGTGAAACCCGATGATGCCATCACTGCAAAAATTGAAGCGATCGCAAAAAATGAGACAAGGAAAATGGTGAAAGCTGAAGCGATCACATATTTAGCGAATCTCAAGAAAGACAGCTACAAGACATTCTTTAAAGAAGCAACCAAAGACTCCTCTTATACGGTTGCAGGTGCTGCTTTGGAGGCGCTTACAGCTATAGATAGTGTTAGTGCATTACAAGTTGCCAATGAATTAAGTAAAGAACCTTCTAAGGGCCGTTTGAGTGAAGCGATTTCAAATGTATTGATCAGCTATGGTGATGAGAAAGCTTTTAAAGCTGTGTCAGAAAGTTATGCGAAGATGCCTTTGTCTTTTCCGAAGGTACAAATGAGTGCAACATATGCAGCATTTGCAGCCAAGTTGACAAATATGGAAGAATTCAAAAAAGCTGTTGATGCGATCATGGAGTTTCGTGATCTGATCCCCGGTTCTGCAAAAGCACAAACAGACCCTATCATCATTGGTGCATTGAAAGAATTAGCACAAAAGAAAGAAGCAGCAGGCGCCACTGCAATGGCAGAATATGTAAAAAGCAAACTTCCTGCTGATAAGAAATAA
- the truA gene encoding tRNA pseudouridine(38-40) synthase TruA, giving the protein MRYFLELSYDGTRYSGFQVQDGQETIQSQVTKALETLFRQSFSLTGSSRTDAGVHALQNFFHFDSSLEFTSKHRYNLNAILPSDIAISAIYRVADDAHCRFDAIQRSYKYLIYRQKNPFMVNRGWLFPYPVNKTLLDRMALVLMEYSDFTSFSKRNSQVKTYICSIRSSYWEEGVDGALTYRIISNRFLRGMIRGIVGTMMRIARMEVSVQEGEQLFRSIIESKDCTHADFTTPAKGLYLESVAYPEGMLLQIIE; this is encoded by the coding sequence ATGCGATATTTTCTTGAACTATCATATGATGGTACCCGCTATAGTGGATTTCAGGTTCAGGATGGACAGGAAACGATCCAATCTCAGGTAACCAAGGCGTTGGAAACCTTATTCAGACAATCTTTTTCGCTAACCGGCTCTTCCCGAACGGATGCAGGTGTACATGCGCTGCAGAATTTCTTTCATTTTGACAGTTCGCTGGAATTCACTTCAAAACACAGGTATAACCTGAATGCGATATTGCCTTCTGATATAGCCATCAGTGCCATTTATCGGGTGGCAGATGATGCTCATTGTAGGTTTGATGCGATCCAGAGGAGTTATAAATACTTGATTTACAGACAGAAAAATCCATTTATGGTGAATCGGGGGTGGTTATTCCCTTATCCTGTGAATAAGACCTTATTGGACCGGATGGCTTTGGTGTTGATGGAATACAGCGATTTTACATCCTTTTCGAAGCGTAATAGTCAGGTAAAGACCTATATCTGTTCAATCCGGTCATCATATTGGGAGGAAGGGGTGGATGGGGCATTGACCTATAGGATTATTTCGAATCGGTTTTTAAGAGGAATGATCAGGGGTATTGTAGGAACCATGATGCGTATTGCAAGAATGGAAGTGTCGGTGCAAGAAGGAGAACAGTTATTCAGATCTATTATAGAAAGCAAAGATTGTACACATGCAGATTTTACAACACCTGCTAAAGGTTTATATCTCGAATCGGTTGCATATCCGGAAGGAATGTTACTGCAAATCATAGAATAA